Proteins from one Juglans microcarpa x Juglans regia isolate MS1-56 chromosome 1S, Jm3101_v1.0, whole genome shotgun sequence genomic window:
- the LOC121247232 gene encoding prostatic spermine-binding protein-like, translating into MRRLWKLIMLMELMDDDIEFLLEEELVMALYKKAREDEAEDGVEEGHEEEDGDEDDDEEDNEEEDDGDSGVQKVVPSSGGPPVHSVDDDEDDDEEDDEDGDGDDDDDDGEDDGDDDDDEEEEDDDEAEEEEYLGTDYLVRAAGRAEDEEDASDFERQLNGQEEEDIGEEEEDDDGDASGKVDVPAKRKRSDKDDSGGEDDNDGGDDERPSKR; encoded by the exons ATGAGGAGGCTGTGGAAGCTGATTATGTTGATGGAGCTGATGGATGATGATATAGAGTTTTTACTGGAAGAGGAATTAGTAATGGCTTTGTACAAAAAAGCCCGTGAAGATGAGGCCGAGGATGGTGTAGAAGAAGGTCATGAGGAGGAGGACGGTGACGAAGACGACGACGAGGAAGATAACGAAGAGGAAGACGACGGAGACAGTGGTGTGCAGAAGGTTGTACCTTCTTCTGGTGGTCCTCCAGTTCATTCGGTGGACGATGATGAGGACGATGATGAGGAAGACGACGAGGATGGCGATGGCGATGACGATGACGATGATGGAGAAGACGATGGtgatgatgacgatgacgaggaggaggaggacgatGATGAAGCTGAAGAGGAG GAGTATCTGGGAACAGACTACCTTGTGAGGGCAGCCGGGCGAGCCGAGGATGAGGAAGATGCCAGTGATTTTGAACGGCAGTTGAATGGCCAGGAGGAGGAAGACATCGGCGAAGAGGAGGAAGACGATGATGGCGATGCCAGCGGGAAGGTTGATGTTCCAGCAAAGAGGAAAAGGTCCGACAAAGATGATTCAGGCGGCGAAGACGACAACGATGGTGGAGATGATGAGAGACCATCAAAGCGATAA
- the LOC121247365 gene encoding uncharacterized protein LOC121247365, with protein MGNTTGNPMPKMIFWRKLEEGWLKINFDAATDSKNQKVGVGVIIRDHNGEQMAACSEPNLLLPQPLIAEAAAMRKAIELCIELGFNRVIIEGDAKVILEAVVNPNTCWTAYGQIIQDVKESLKELNDWKIIFVRRKRNEVAHILAKMAVSRGNAMLG; from the coding sequence ATGGGGAATACAACAGGTAATCCTATGCCAAAGATGATTTTTTGGAGAAAACTTGAGGAAGGATGGCTTAAGATCAACTTTGATGCTGCTACAGATTCAAAAAATCAGAAAGTAGGAGTTGGGGTTATAATCAGGGATCATAATGGAGAGCAGATGGCAGCCTGCAGTGAACCAAACTTGCTGTTGCCTCAACCTTTAATAGCAGAAGCAGCAGCCATGAGAAAAGCAATTGAGTTGTGTATAGAGTTGGGATTTAACAGGGTGATTATAGAAGGAGATGCAAAAGTAATCTTAGAGGCTGTGGTGAATCCAAATACATGTTGGACTGCTTATGGGCAGATTATTCAAGATGTCaaagagagtttgaaagagtTAAATGATTGgaagattatttttgtaagaagaaAACGTAATGAGGTAGCTCATATCTTAGCAAAAATGGCTGTCTCTAGAGGAAATGCAATGTTGGGTTGA